In one window of Streptomyces sp. NBC_01224 DNA:
- a CDS encoding ATP-grasp domain-containing protein — protein sequence MENAQEAFRAVLSAGLRDLAGVISVHEFGVFAAAYLRQQLNLPGNSDSQGVLFFRDKYLQKSQLPPEVRRARARYASRTTPYAKIAEELGKPFVVKPAIGAGSLRTEVVRSAEEYHRALEPFPGESDVDLVTESFVDAPEIYMDGIWQGGDLHRRSLTHYHSSPLSAVHGRVLEAHLLDERLHPDLFEQAENLTKRVLKTLEAPDCVFHLEAYVEQDGLTFGECAIRLPGALSPQLVQLTYGVGLFDAEISLALGLSVSLPPAVRPPEHFHGYLLLRRPDHRSLTREDFGRTFNFEKLTYSSSPDTPPGPYGRVGEAIVSDPDDRRLSRTIEFVRFNETGGT from the coding sequence ATGGAGAATGCGCAGGAAGCATTCCGGGCGGTGCTCTCCGCCGGTCTCCGCGACCTGGCTGGCGTCATCAGCGTCCATGAGTTCGGAGTCTTCGCGGCGGCCTATTTGCGCCAGCAGTTGAATCTTCCCGGAAACTCCGATTCCCAGGGAGTTCTCTTCTTCCGGGACAAGTACCTGCAGAAGAGTCAGCTCCCGCCGGAGGTGCGGCGCGCGCGGGCCCGTTATGCGTCCCGGACCACGCCCTACGCGAAAATCGCCGAGGAACTGGGGAAACCGTTCGTCGTCAAACCAGCCATCGGCGCGGGCTCGCTGCGCACCGAGGTAGTCCGCTCCGCCGAGGAGTACCACCGCGCGCTGGAGCCGTTCCCAGGCGAGTCGGACGTCGACCTGGTCACGGAGTCGTTCGTCGATGCCCCCGAGATCTACATGGACGGCATCTGGCAGGGCGGCGACCTGCACCGGCGTTCCCTGACGCACTATCACAGCTCGCCGCTGAGCGCCGTGCACGGTCGGGTCCTCGAGGCCCATCTGCTCGACGAGCGGCTGCACCCCGACCTGTTCGAACAGGCAGAGAACCTCACCAAACGGGTGCTCAAGACCCTGGAGGCACCGGACTGCGTGTTCCATCTGGAGGCGTACGTCGAACAGGACGGGCTGACCTTTGGCGAATGCGCCATCCGCCTGCCGGGCGCGCTCTCCCCTCAACTAGTCCAGCTCACCTACGGAGTCGGCCTTTTCGACGCCGAGATCAGCCTGGCGCTCGGACTGAGCGTCTCCCTCCCCCCGGCGGTCCGCCCGCCGGAGCACTTCCACGGCTATCTCCTGCTGCGGCGCCCCGACCACCGCAGCCTGACGCGCGAGGACTTCGGGCGTACCTTCAACTTCGAAAAGCTCACCTATTCCTCCTCACCGGACACGCCACCCGGCCCCTACGGCCGCGTCGGCGAGGCGATCGTCTCCGACCCGGACGACCGGCGGCTGAGCCGCACGATCGAATTCGTCCGGTTCAACGAGACCGGCGGGACGTAG